The Mangrovibacillus cuniculi sequence GCTTCTATGATGTGGTGGAACAATCTGGGTGGGGTGGCATCAAATCAAGAGATGCCGGTAACATGGTGAAATTAGCTGTGAGACACGCCGAAGAACAGTTAGCACAGAGAACACAAAAATAAAAGACCATTAAATACACCCCTTCTTAAAAGGGCCTACCAAAGTAGCGTATGCTTTTGGTGGGCTCTTTTCATTACACGACCTACTTTAAGACAACATTCCTTTAAACATAAACCTCATTCCCTTTATCCCCTAAACTCTCATCAAGTTTATCTAAAAGTAAATATAAATGATGCCGCAATTCTAGTAATTTTTTTAGACTATTGCTGTTCTTTTGGAACTTTGTGATAGAATAATACCAACTATGTAAAGTAACGAAGTAGGTGTTGTAGAATGAAACTAATGGTAAAGGCTCCAGCTAAGATTAATTTAGCGTTAGATGTACTTCATAAACGACCTGATGGCTTTCATGAAGTGGAAATGATTATGACGACAATTGACTTAGCAGATCGTATAGAATTGACAGAGAGAAAAGATGGAGAGATCCGTATACTTTCTCAGAATCGCTTTGTTCCAGATGATCAACGAAATCTTGCATATCAAGCGGCGAAACTATTGAAAGATGAGTTTAATGTTCGAACAGGTGTAGCGATTGGTATTGATAAAGTTATACCTGTTGCCGCAGGACTAGCAGGTGGTAGTAGTGATGCCGCCGCCACTTTAAGAGGCTTGAACGAACTATGGAACCTTGGGCTATCTCTTGATGAATTAGCTGTCTTAGGAGCGAGAATCGGTTCTGACGTATCTTTTTGTGTATATGGAGGAACTGCTCTTGCTACTGGTAGAGGAGAAATAATACAAGAATTACCCGCACCACCTAATTGCTGGGTAATATTAGCGAAGCCGACAATCGGGGTATCGACAGCAGATGTATATCGAAATCTACGTCTTGATGGAATTAAGCATCCAAATATTCAAGCAATGGTTAATTCGATTAAAGAGCAGTCATATGAGAATGTTTGTGCAAATATGGGTAACGTTCTGGAAACAGTAACTTTACCAATGCACCCAGAGGTTCAACAGATTAAAGAACAAATGATTCGTTTTGGAGCAGATGCTGTTCTGATGAGTGGAAGTGGTCCAACGGTATTTGGTTTAGTTCAGTATGAATCACGATTGCAACGTGTTTACAATGGATTAAGAGGTTTCTGTGATCAGGTGTTCGCAGTTCGCTTGGTAGGAGAGCGAAACCCAATTGCGTAAAGACGTACGTTAGTGATATAGTACAAGTACAATTTACGGAATATGGGTTAGGAGGCTAGAAATGAAATTTAGAAGAAGTGAACGACTTATTGATATGACGAATTATCTATTAGAGCACCCTCGTCAATTAGTCTCGTTAACGTTTTTCTCTGAACGTTATTTATCTGCAAAATCATCTATTAGTGAAGATTTAGGAATTATCAAAGATACGTTTGAACATCAAGGGATTGGTACGCTAAAAACTTTCCCGGGTGCTGCAGGCGGTGTCTACTATATTCCAAAAGTTAAAGAAGAAGATGCAGAGCGTATCTTAGACGATATTTGTTTACAAATGGCTAATCCGGACCGATTACTCCCGGGTGGATACCTATATATGACCGATTTGTTAGGCCATCCTAATATGGTTCAAAAAGTAGGGAAGTTATTAGCGTCTGCATTCGCTAGTAAAGAAATTGACGTCATCATGACGGTTGCAACAAAAGGGATTCCAATTGCCTACGCAACCGCAGCACAATTAAATGTACCTGTTGTTATTGTTCGTCCAGATAGTAGAGTAACAGAAGGCTCTACTGTTAGTATTAACTACGTTTCTGGATCTTCCAAGAGGATACAAACGATGGTATTGTCTAAACGAAGCCTTCCAGAAGGTGCAAATGTATTAATTGTGGATGATTTCATGAAAGCTGGTGGCACAATTAATGGCATGATTAGTCTGTTACAGGAGTTTAACGCAACACTTTCCGGAATTGGCGTGTTGGTAGAGTCTGAACATGCAGAAGACCGTTTAGTAGACGAGTATGTGTCGCTAGTAAAACTCAAAAATGTGGATGTGAAACAAAAACAAATTGAAGTGGTACGAGGTAATTATTTTTCAAGGAGAGAGGTAGTCACAAATGAAAATAGTGAACTCTAATGAAGCTCCAGCAGCAATAGGTCCTTATTCTCAAGCTGTTATTCATCAAGGACTAGTCTACACTTCTGGACAGATTGCCTTAAAAGCAGATGGAACGTTGTTAAATGGCAATGTTACAGAGCAAACGAAACAAGTATTTGAAAACTTGGAGGCCGTACTTAAAGAAGCAGGCTCAAGTCTTTCTCAAGTAATTAAAGCAACTGTTTTTATTAAATCCATGGATGATTTTCAAAAGATTAATGAAGTGTACGCTAACTACTTCCAAGACCACAAGCCTGCTCGCTCTTGTGTAGAAGTAGCGCGCTTGCCTAAAGATGTGTTAGTCGAAATTGAAGTTATTGCGATAGCTAGTTAAAAAAAACCAAGACAAAACGTGTTCGTTTAGTCTTGGTTTTTTTATTGAGTAACTAGTATTAGATGAGAATACTTAACCATGGGTGACAAAGTGTAGAAGTCGCCATCGCCAAATGAATATATTCATCTTACAACCCCCCTCATGAGTAATGGGTATTTAGTCTATATTTCGACATCCGAAACACCCAAAATACCCGTTTTCAACCCTCAAAAGAGATATTTCGAAAAAAATCCAAAAAAATAATAAAAAATTTACCAATTAAGAAGGAAAAGTGAAAATTCTGTTGAATATTGTTAAGGAGAAGTTAACAACATTTAAGGTGGTGCAGAAAATGGAAGTCACAGATGTGAGATTACGTCGTGTAAACACGGACGGAAGAATGAGAGCGATTGCATCTATTACGTTAGATCACGAGTTTGTTATTCATGATATTCGTGTAATTGATGGTAACAATGGATTATTCGTTGCTATGCCAAGTAAACGTACTCCAGACGGAGAGTTCAGAGATATTGCTCACCCAATTAACTCTGGAACACGTGGGAAAATCCAAGATGCAGTATTAGAAGAGTATCACCGCGTAGGAGATGCGGAAACAGTAGTAGAATTTGAAGAAGCAGGAGCTTCATAAGCACTATTTCATATTATAGTATCATTGCAGCAAGAGCCTACTTCAGGAGTATGGCTCTTTTACTATTTACATGATGTAAATACCAGGCGGTGGCCAAGTGATGTGGCAAGAGCGCGTGGTACATTCCCTCCTATGAACTACAACCGACTAATTTCTTATAAGCATGTAAAGATTTAATGTAAAGGTAAAAAAAGATAGATGTCTACTACACAGTAAATGTATTTAATTTAACGTAAGTATGTTTACGCTTACTTGTCAAAATTTCTTCTTATTTCCCCTTGTCTTTCCCTTATTCCTTTTAATGTTGGTTGAAAAAAGATGTTATTTGAGATATATTCTTTATGGAAAAAAAGGTTACTGGAGGCCCTAAAAATGACAAACCGATACGCTATAATACTAGCGGCAGGCCAAGGAACACGAATGAAGTCTTCTCTATATAAAGTTCTTCACCCTGTTTGTGGTAAACCGATGGTGGAACACGTTGTAGATCAAGTAAAATCTTTAAATATGTCTGAAGTTGTCACAATTGTAGGTCACGGAGCAGAAAAGGTTACTGCTTATTTAGAAGGGAAATCATCTTTTGCTTTGCAAAGTGAACAATTAGGGACAGCTCATGCAGTACAACAAGCTGCAGAGAAGTTAGAAGGAAAGTCAGGAGTTACAATGGTTTTATGTGGTGATACACCGCTAATTACTGCAGCTACTATGCAGGCGTTAATGGATCAACATATCTCTGTTGGCGCGAAAGCAACAGTATTAACAGCTAACCTAGAAGATCCTACTGGATACGGTCGTGTAGTTCGTGATGAATCAGGTCATGTATCAAGAATTGTTGAGCATAAAGATGCGAGCGAACAAGAGCGAGCAATTTCAGAAATTAATACCGGTACGTATTGTTTTGATAATGCAGCACTTTTCGAAGCTCTGAAGCTTGTTAAAAATGACAATGTGCAAGGCGAATACTATTTGCCAGATGTACTTGAAATTTTAAAAGATCAAGGTGAAATCATTTCTGCATACCAAACACCAAACTTCAATGAAACAATTGGTGTGAACGATCGTGTTGCTTTGTCGCAAGCAGAGACATTAATGCGAAAGCGTATTAATGAAGAGCATATGCGAAATGGTATTACAATTATCGATCCTCTTACAACGTACATTGAATCCGATGTAGTTATTGGAAGAGACACTATTGTATTACCAGGGACTTTTATTAAGCAAGGATCTGAGATTGGTGAAAACTGTACAGTAGGTCCTCAGTCAGAAATAGTAGCAAGTAAAATAGGGAATCATACAACAATTAGACAATCTGTGGTTACGGAAAGTGAAGTAGGCGATGATGTTCAAGTTGGACCATTTGCTCATATCCGTCCAAACTCAAAAGTAGAAAACGAAGCAAAAGTAGGGAATTTTGTCGAGTTGAAAAAAGCACAGCTTGGTAAGGGTAGTAAAGTGTCTCACTTAAGTTACATGGGAGATGCAAATATTGGAGATGGTGTAAACATCGGTTGTGGCACTATCACTGTTAATTACGATGGAACGTCAAAATATGTAACGACTATTGAAGATGGTGCATTCGTTGGATGTAATACCAATCTGATTGCTCCAGTAACAGTGGAAAAAGGAGCTTATGTAGCAGCTGGCTCTACGATTACAGAAGATGTTCCAAGTGAATCTTTAGCAATTGCACGTGCACGTCAAGTAAACAAAGAAGGTTATGTCAAAAAGTAACGATTCATATAAAAGGTAATTCTTTATTTGATAAAGTAAAACAAAACCTAGGGGGCAACTATGTCTAATCAATATCTTGATCCAAATCTGAAAGTATTTTCTCTTAATTCTAACCGTCCACTTGCTGAAGAAATTGCAAAGGTTATTGGCGTAGAGCTAGGTAAATGTTCTGTAACAAGATTTAGCGATGGAGAAATCCAAATTAATATTGATGAAAGTATCCGTGGGTGTGATGTTTATATTATTCAATCCACAAGTTCTCCAGTAAACGAGCATTTAATGGAGCTTCTGATTATGATTGATGCGTTGAAACGTGCATCCGCAGCTACTATCAATATCGTAATTCCTTACTATGGTTATGCACGTCAAGACCGTAAAGCGCG is a genomic window containing:
- the spoVG gene encoding septation regulator SpoVG, with amino-acid sequence MEVTDVRLRRVNTDGRMRAIASITLDHEFVIHDIRVIDGNNGLFVAMPSKRTPDGEFRDIAHPINSGTRGKIQDAVLEEYHRVGDAETVVEFEEAGAS
- a CDS encoding small, acid-soluble spore protein, alpha/beta type — protein: MGRRRGIMSERTKVELAKELGFYDVVEQSGWGGIKSRDAGNMVKLAVRHAEEQLAQRTQK
- the ispE gene encoding 4-(cytidine 5'-diphospho)-2-C-methyl-D-erythritol kinase; translation: MKLMVKAPAKINLALDVLHKRPDGFHEVEMIMTTIDLADRIELTERKDGEIRILSQNRFVPDDQRNLAYQAAKLLKDEFNVRTGVAIGIDKVIPVAAGLAGGSSDAAATLRGLNELWNLGLSLDELAVLGARIGSDVSFCVYGGTALATGRGEIIQELPAPPNCWVILAKPTIGVSTADVYRNLRLDGIKHPNIQAMVNSIKEQSYENVCANMGNVLETVTLPMHPEVQQIKEQMIRFGADAVLMSGSGPTVFGLVQYESRLQRVYNGLRGFCDQVFAVRLVGERNPIA
- the glmU gene encoding bifunctional UDP-N-acetylglucosamine diphosphorylase/glucosamine-1-phosphate N-acetyltransferase GlmU, translating into MTNRYAIILAAGQGTRMKSSLYKVLHPVCGKPMVEHVVDQVKSLNMSEVVTIVGHGAEKVTAYLEGKSSFALQSEQLGTAHAVQQAAEKLEGKSGVTMVLCGDTPLITAATMQALMDQHISVGAKATVLTANLEDPTGYGRVVRDESGHVSRIVEHKDASEQERAISEINTGTYCFDNAALFEALKLVKNDNVQGEYYLPDVLEILKDQGEIISAYQTPNFNETIGVNDRVALSQAETLMRKRINEEHMRNGITIIDPLTTYIESDVVIGRDTIVLPGTFIKQGSEIGENCTVGPQSEIVASKIGNHTTIRQSVVTESEVGDDVQVGPFAHIRPNSKVENEAKVGNFVELKKAQLGKGSKVSHLSYMGDANIGDGVNIGCGTITVNYDGTSKYVTTIEDGAFVGCNTNLIAPVTVEKGAYVAAGSTITEDVPSESLAIARARQVNKEGYVKK
- the purR gene encoding pur operon repressor, with the protein product MKFRRSERLIDMTNYLLEHPRQLVSLTFFSERYLSAKSSISEDLGIIKDTFEHQGIGTLKTFPGAAGGVYYIPKVKEEDAERILDDICLQMANPDRLLPGGYLYMTDLLGHPNMVQKVGKLLASAFASKEIDVIMTVATKGIPIAYATAAQLNVPVVIVRPDSRVTEGSTVSINYVSGSSKRIQTMVLSKRSLPEGANVLIVDDFMKAGGTINGMISLLQEFNATLSGIGVLVESEHAEDRLVDEYVSLVKLKNVDVKQKQIEVVRGNYFSRREVVTNENSEL
- a CDS encoding RidA family protein, with protein sequence MKIVNSNEAPAAIGPYSQAVIHQGLVYTSGQIALKADGTLLNGNVTEQTKQVFENLEAVLKEAGSSLSQVIKATVFIKSMDDFQKINEVYANYFQDHKPARSCVEVARLPKDVLVEIEVIAIAS